In Alphaproteobacteria bacterium, one DNA window encodes the following:
- a CDS encoding SPOR domain-containing protein: MNDQNPRPVPPSTDPYLRPPVPTHRRGRWKILALFAVLAVGAGLVLGRPLVFSNAPPPVIKADGAPVKERPEQPGGIAIPHQDKDVFARMNTPEGAAPSPDKARVLPAPEAPMPRPGAEAPAAPPPLPPDTIPNQAPQAESAGPPVPSVPPAPPQQATAIPPAQLPLPAAVEPAKTPVHPAEPGRHEAAVVKPVPPVPAPPLPAVTMPQRPVPGIKPTVPHTAAAVTPPLPSPPPILHAGAFRVQLASVPDEAQAKRESVRLKKRHEDLLGRVNLDVVRADLGEKGVYYRIQGGPLDEASAKRLCESLRERAAACLTVRP, translated from the coding sequence ATGAACGATCAGAACCCACGTCCCGTCCCGCCCAGCACGGACCCGTATTTGCGTCCGCCAGTGCCAACGCATCGTCGCGGGCGTTGGAAGATATTGGCTCTTTTCGCCGTCCTGGCCGTGGGCGCAGGCCTTGTGCTGGGACGTCCCTTGGTGTTCTCGAACGCGCCGCCGCCGGTCATCAAGGCCGATGGCGCGCCGGTCAAGGAACGTCCCGAACAGCCCGGCGGGATCGCCATTCCGCACCAGGACAAAGACGTATTCGCCCGCATGAACACGCCCGAAGGCGCCGCGCCTTCTCCGGACAAGGCGCGGGTTCTGCCTGCCCCGGAAGCGCCCATGCCGCGTCCAGGTGCCGAGGCCCCCGCCGCGCCGCCGCCATTGCCGCCGGATACTATTCCTAATCAGGCCCCCCAAGCTGAATCGGCTGGGCCTCCGGTTCCATCTGTGCCGCCCGCGCCGCCTCAACAGGCTACGGCGATTCCTCCAGCCCAGTTGCCGTTGCCTGCGGCGGTTGAACCTGCAAAGACGCCTGTTCATCCGGCTGAACCGGGAAGGCATGAAGCGGCGGTCGTCAAGCCTGTTCCGCCAGTGCCTGCGCCTCCTTTGCCCGCCGTGACGATGCCACAGCGTCCTGTGCCTGGAATAAAGCCCACTGTTCCACATACGGCAGCGGCGGTTACCCCGCCCCTCCCCTCACCGCCCCCGATCCTGCATGCGGGCGCGTTTCGCGTGCAGCTGGCAAGCGTGCCGGACGAGGCCCAGGCCAAGCGCGAATCTGTGCGCCTGAAGAAGCGTCATGAAGATCTACTGGGCCGTGTAAATCTGGATGTGGTGCGCGCCGATTTGGGCGAGAAGGGCGTGTATTACCGTATCCAAGGCGGTCCGCTGGACGAGGCATCGGCCAAGCGCCTATGCGAGTCCTTGCGCGAACGCGCGGCGGCCTGTTTGACGGTTCGCCCTTGA
- a CDS encoding prepilin peptidase, whose translation MSAMHDISLWAWAAMALLALAAIWDAKTGLVPDVILAPACVLSLIGLILRGDPVAAAEAVGWSVLALGIVWITNEIWFRLFHRDALGMGDAKWTAVAVLAAGPFPAAVAWMLGSWLALFWIGGAWVLRRRLAVVHFAPFLLIGLFVGIVFFH comes from the coding sequence ATGAGCGCGATGCATGATATCTCTTTATGGGCATGGGCGGCCATGGCCCTTTTGGCCTTGGCGGCGATATGGGATGCCAAGACGGGATTGGTCCCCGATGTCATCCTGGCTCCGGCTTGCGTCCTATCCTTGATCGGTCTGATTCTACGCGGCGATCCGGTTGCTGCGGCGGAGGCGGTCGGTTGGAGCGTTCTGGCGCTGGGGATCGTCTGGATAACCAATGAAATATGGTTTCGGCTGTTTCATCGGGACGCCCTGGGCATGGGGGACGCCAAATGGACGGCGGTGGCGGTGCTGGCGGCGGGGCCTTTTCCGGCGGCGGTGGCCTGGATGCTGGGGTCATGGTTGGCTTTATTTTGGATCGGTGGGGCCTGGGTCTTGCGCAGGCGTCTGGCCGTGGTTCATTTCGCGCCTTTTCTGTTGATCGGCTTGTTCGTGGGGATCGTTTTTTTTCACTAG
- the scpB gene encoding SMC-Scp complex subunit ScpB, translated as MTAATNSTAPLPLFPEETEQCLRALEAMIFASREPVMVEALARRMGAGVDVGHMLAELAERYQTRGINLVETALGWSFRTAVDLAPYLQDLAEIKRRLPRASLETLAIVAYHQPVTRAEIESIRGVATSKGTLDMLLELGWVRPGRRRETPGRPLTWITTPTFLDAFGLESLKDLPGLTELQSAGLLDARPVLALPNADEESGDVAPLEAEDSWHDEEVLEEAPAAASA; from the coding sequence ATGACCGCCGCCACGAATAGCACCGCACCCTTACCTTTGTTTCCCGAAGAGACGGAACAATGCCTACGCGCTCTCGAGGCGATGATCTTCGCGTCAAGAGAGCCGGTGATGGTGGAGGCTCTGGCGCGGCGCATGGGCGCGGGAGTCGATGTGGGGCACATGTTGGCGGAATTGGCCGAGCGGTATCAGACGCGCGGGATCAATCTGGTGGAAACGGCCTTGGGATGGTCTTTCCGCACGGCGGTGGATCTTGCGCCCTATCTGCAGGACTTGGCCGAGATCAAACGGCGCTTGCCGCGCGCCTCTTTAGAGACACTGGCGATCGTCGCCTATCACCAGCCGGTGACCCGCGCCGAGATCGAAAGCATACGCGGCGTCGCCACCAGCAAGGGCACGCTGGACATGTTGCTAGAGCTGGGCTGGGTGCGTCCCGGTCGCCGCCGCGAAACCCCGGGCCGTCCCTTGACCTGGATCACGACGCCCACTTTCTTGGATGCCTTCGGTTTGGAATCGCTGAAAGACCTGCCGGGTTTGACTGAGCTGCAATCGGCTGGCCTGTTGGATGCGCGTCCCGTATTGGCCTTGCCCAATGCCGATGAAGAAAGCGGCGATGTGGCTCCCTTAGAGGCCGAAGACTCTTGGCATGACGAAGAGGTTTTAGAAGAAGCCCCGGCAGCCGCCAGCGCGTAA
- a CDS encoding site-2 protease family protein, with amino-acid sequence MDPWHEMGRSFIEGRGLAPEALGAWVIPILVTIVAREISRGMAASVFGDKAPRREGRLSLNPLCHISVFGTLLLPTLLVLVKAPVILTWGKSSPVQFDRLKPRRLGIIGVALTGLMLHLLLASISVALTFLVPQKGWVDQNVENLLTLNISLFIFNILPILPLDGGRILWALLPQPLDKIYVSSEGWGLPILLLLVVILPLISFVLGAESFNLLKTIIGLPTEAITHTIKEWVIR; translated from the coding sequence ATGGACCCTTGGCATGAGATGGGCCGTTCCTTTATCGAAGGCCGTGGCCTGGCACCCGAGGCACTTGGTGCCTGGGTCATTCCCATTCTGGTGACCATCGTGGCGCGCGAAATATCGCGCGGCATGGCGGCCAGCGTTTTCGGAGACAAAGCGCCGCGCCGCGAAGGCCGTTTGTCACTTAATCCACTGTGCCATATCAGCGTTTTTGGCACGTTGCTGTTGCCGACCTTGCTGGTCTTGGTCAAGGCTCCCGTCATCTTGACTTGGGGCAAATCGTCCCCGGTCCAGTTCGACCGTTTAAAGCCGCGCCGTCTGGGGATCATCGGCGTGGCCCTGACGGGGCTAATGCTGCATCTGTTGTTGGCAAGTATCTCGGTGGCGTTAACCTTTCTGGTGCCTCAAAAAGGATGGGTAGATCAAAATGTGGAGAACCTACTCACCCTGAATATATCATTGTTCATATTTAACATTCTCCCGATCTTGCCTCTGGATGGTGGGCGCATTCTATGGGCGCTGTTGCCGCAACCCCTTGATAAGATTTATGTGAGCAGCGAAGGATGGGGATTGCCCATTCTGTTGCTATTGGTGGTGATTCTGCCGCTGATTTCATTCGTCTTGGGCGCGGAATCGTTTAATCTGCTCAAGACGATAATCGGCTTACCGACCGAGGCCATCACGCACACGATCAAGGAATGGGTCATTCGATGA
- a CDS encoding segregation/condensation protein A, with protein sequence MTDEKHGATPQPETDAPAEGATGLHVALEGFEGPIDLLLSLARDQKVDLARISILRLAEQYIAYIEQARGLRLEVAAEYLVMAAWLAYLKSRLLLPTPPPEDEPQPEDMAAALAFQLQRLEAMQHAAARLFDRPLLGRDRLPRGHFNENIPTRTVWTASLPQLLTALTASMRRHPAPMMAVRPLPLIGMEDAAAMLRRILPGVPEWRELSLFLPQIAPNADTGLAARSRLAATLSAGLELCREGVAELRQEQAFGPIWLRRRQEPVDPILSQEPST encoded by the coding sequence ATGACGGATGAGAAACACGGCGCGACACCGCAGCCCGAAACGGACGCCCCTGCCGAAGGGGCGACGGGGCTGCATGTCGCGCTGGAGGGTTTCGAAGGTCCGATTGATCTGTTGCTTAGCTTGGCGCGCGATCAAAAGGTTGATCTGGCGCGTATCTCCATCTTGCGATTGGCCGAACAATATATCGCGTATATCGAACAGGCGCGGGGTCTGCGCCTTGAGGTCGCGGCGGAATATCTGGTGATGGCGGCGTGGCTGGCTTATCTGAAGTCGCGCTTGCTGTTGCCCACGCCCCCGCCCGAGGACGAGCCTCAGCCCGAGGATATGGCCGCCGCCTTGGCCTTCCAGTTGCAGCGGCTCGAGGCGATGCAGCATGCCGCCGCGCGTTTGTTCGACCGCCCCTTGCTGGGACGCGACCGCCTGCCACGCGGGCATTTCAACGAAAATATCCCTACCCGTACCGTCTGGACGGCCAGCCTACCGCAATTGCTGACCGCGCTGACAGCCTCGATGCGGCGTCACCCGGCGCCTATGATGGCCGTGCGTCCCTTGCCCTTGATCGGTATGGAGGATGCAGCGGCGATGTTGAGGCGCATCCTTCCCGGCGTTCCCGAATGGCGTGAGCTAAGCCTTTTCCTGCCTCAGATCGCGCCGAACGCGGATACCGGCCTTGCGGCGCGGTCACGTTTGGCCGCCACCTTGTCGGCGGGGTTGGAGCTATGCCGCGAGGGCGTGGCCGAATTGCGGCAAGAGCAAGCCTTTGGCCCCATTTGGCTGCGTCGCCGCCAGGAGCCCGTTGATCCCATTCTTTCGCAAGAGCCTTCGACATGA
- a CDS encoding PhoH family protein: MGKNAARLHAIDSSASRRPGRQAEREDKDQKPRGVWDPLQSEERREQSYIRRVRPQNPNQSAFMDALASHSLTIGLGPAGTGKTYLAIAAAVEALEAGRIERILLSRPAIEAGESIGFLPGDLQEKMAPYLRPLYDALNERMGGKRLRAALADGTIEIAPIGYMRGRTLNNAFIVIDEAQNCTYGQLKMLLTRLGWHSTMVLTGDPDQSDLLQGVSGLSEIARRLDGMEGIVTIHFTQKDVVRHPLVARMLTAL, from the coding sequence ATGGGCAAGAACGCCGCGCGTCTGCACGCGATTGACTCTTCCGCTTCCCGCCGTCCAGGCCGCCAAGCGGAACGCGAAGACAAGGACCAAAAGCCACGTGGCGTTTGGGACCCCCTGCAGAGCGAGGAGCGGCGCGAACAGTCTTATATCCGCCGCGTTCGGCCACAAAACCCCAATCAATCCGCTTTTATGGACGCCTTGGCCTCGCACAGCCTGACCATCGGCTTGGGGCCTGCGGGTACGGGAAAGACCTATCTGGCGATTGCGGCGGCGGTCGAGGCGCTCGAAGCCGGGCGCATCGAACGAATCCTGCTTTCCCGCCCGGCCATCGAGGCGGGGGAGAGCATCGGTTTCTTGCCCGGCGATTTGCAGGAAAAAATGGCCCCTTATCTGCGGCCTCTTTATGATGCGCTTAACGAGCGCATGGGGGGCAAGCGTTTGCGTGCCGCGTTGGCCGACGGCACCATCGAAATCGCGCCGATTGGATATATGCGTGGGCGCACCCTGAACAACGCCTTTATCGTGATCGACGAGGCGCAAAACTGCACCTATGGCCAGCTTAAGATGCTGCTGACTCGCCTCGGCTGGCATTCGACCATGGTGCTGACGGGCGATCCGGATCAGTCCGACTTGCTGCAAGGCGTGTCGGGGCTTTCGGAAATCGCCCGGCGTCTTGACGGGATGGAAGGCATCGTGACCATCCACTTCACGCAAAAGGACGTGGTGCGGCATCCCCTGGTCGCGCGGATGCTGACGGCCTTATAG
- a CDS encoding arginine--tRNA ligase, which produces MNIYTQVRQAVIAAVAAAQRAGDLPVLDTLPSSIEASPPREAGHGDAATNAAMVLARPMARKPQEIAAVIARHLNDWDSLESAQIAGPGFINLTLKPRVWQEELRAILQAGIGYGDARLGQGEKINVEYVSANPTGPMHIGHTRNACFGDVLANLLAKAGWAVTREFYLNDGGGQVDILARSAYLRYREALGETIGEIPEGLYPGDYLNPVGEALAKRYGPDLRDKPEEVWLPVVRAFAVDQMMALIREDLALLGVKHDVFTSERALIDSGKVQECFDYLQEHGLIYQGVPAAPKGKKIEDWEPVELPMLRATQFGDEVDRPMKKSDGRWVYAAADIAYHRDKFLRGHTWLLTVVGADHAGWVTRIRAGTRAVTNDKARFDAVLYNAVRLFRDAEPVKMSKRSGNFVTLRELVEEVGPDAARFTMLTRRHDQTLDFDFAKVREQSRENPVFYVQYAHARCCSVLRNAAQALPGQPLDDVSLSTAAMGRLVETDELALIRRLAQWPSFVESAAQALEPHRIAFFIYDLAGLLHALWNRGKDDPSLRFLVEQDHDLSLARLALVRATALVLASGLAVLGVHPVEEMRA; this is translated from the coding sequence ATGAACATTTATACGCAGGTTCGCCAAGCTGTGATCGCGGCGGTCGCCGCCGCCCAGCGTGCCGGCGATTTGCCGGTTTTGGACACATTGCCCTCCTCGATCGAAGCCTCGCCCCCGCGCGAGGCCGGCCATGGCGATGCCGCCACCAACGCGGCCATGGTGCTGGCCCGTCCGATGGCGCGCAAGCCCCAAGAGATCGCGGCGGTTATCGCGCGCCATCTGAATGATTGGGACTCTCTGGAATCGGCCCAAATCGCGGGGCCGGGATTCATCAATCTGACCTTGAAGCCGCGCGTGTGGCAGGAAGAATTGCGCGCCATCTTGCAAGCCGGGATCGGCTATGGCGACGCGCGCCTGGGACAGGGCGAGAAGATCAATGTGGAATATGTCTCGGCCAATCCCACAGGTCCTATGCATATCGGCCATACGCGCAATGCCTGCTTTGGCGATGTGCTGGCCAATTTATTGGCCAAGGCCGGATGGGCGGTGACGCGAGAATTCTATCTCAACGACGGCGGCGGGCAGGTGGATATTTTGGCCCGTTCGGCCTATTTGCGCTATCGAGAGGCGCTGGGCGAGACGATCGGGGAGATTCCCGAAGGGCTGTATCCGGGCGATTATCTTAATCCCGTGGGCGAGGCTTTGGCCAAGCGTTATGGTCCCGATTTGCGCGATAAACCCGAGGAAGTCTGGCTGCCGGTGGTGCGGGCCTTTGCCGTCGATCAAATGATGGCCTTGATCCGCGAGGATCTGGCGCTGCTGGGCGTCAAACACGATGTGTTCACCTCCGAGCGCGCCTTGATCGACAGCGGAAAAGTGCAAGAGTGCTTCGATTATCTGCAAGAACACGGTTTGATTTATCAAGGCGTGCCAGCCGCGCCCAAGGGCAAGAAGATCGAGGATTGGGAGCCGGTGGAGCTGCCCATGCTGCGCGCCACGCAGTTCGGCGACGAAGTGGATCGTCCCATGAAGAAGTCGGACGGACGCTGGGTCTATGCGGCGGCCGATATCGCCTATCACCGCGATAAGTTTTTGCGCGGCCATACATGGCTGCTGACGGTGGTGGGCGCCGATCATGCGGGATGGGTGACGCGCATTCGCGCGGGAACCCGCGCCGTGACGAACGACAAAGCGCGCTTCGATGCCGTATTGTATAATGCCGTGCGTCTGTTTCGAGATGCCGAGCCTGTGAAGATGTCCAAGCGTTCGGGCAATTTCGTCACCTTGCGCGAATTGGTCGAGGAAGTGGGGCCGGACGCGGCGCGCTTTACCATGCTGACCCGTCGGCACGACCAGACTTTAGACTTCGATTTTGCCAAGGTGCGCGAACAATCGCGCGAAAACCCGGTGTTCTATGTGCAATACGCCCATGCGCGGTGCTGCTCGGTGTTACGAAACGCGGCTCAGGCTTTGCCGGGGCAGCCCTTAGATGATGTCAGCCTATCCACCGCCGCCATGGGGCGGTTGGTCGAGACCGATGAATTGGCGTTGATCCGCCGCTTGGCGCAGTGGCCGTCTTTCGTGGAATCGGCGGCCCAGGCTTTAGAGCCGCACCGAATCGCCTTTTTCATTTATGATCTGGCTGGTTTGCTTCATGCTCTGTGGAATCGGGGCAAGGACGATCCCTCCTTGCGCTTTCTGGTTGAGCAGGATCATGATCTGAGTTTGGCGCGTCTGGCCCTGGTTCGCGCCACGGCCCTGGTTCTGGCCAGCGGCCTTGCTGTCTTGGGTGTTCACCCGGTTGAGGAGATGCGAGCATGA
- the pbpC gene encoding penicillin-binding protein 1C: MLVLLGIVLLWPLDMRRLSPSPMVLSADGQVLRAFLSPQQSWRLSTAPEDVDPLYLRMLTAWEDRRFYQHAGVDVLALGRAVHQSAQHGRIVSGASTLSMQVARLLNPTRTPRHMGTKLLQMRDAIRLEIALSKDEILRAYLTLAPFGGNIEGVRAGSLAWLGKAPRRLTAAEAALLVALPQQPERARPDRNPDAARAARDRVLARMAQLGILSPGQAQEATADPLPSRRHLLPFRAPHLAERLRIGAKPGPDGVIRSWIAADLQTAIETVAQQEIARLDPSATLAVMVVDNASRKVQAAIGSASYFDAPRQGAVDMTFAVRSPGSTLKPTIYAMAFDEGWLHPQTLIRDQATAFGDYAPQNFLQNHEGDVTACQALQLSLNMPAVAVLDRLSPVRFDALLRRAGVKPRLPAGGAPALPMALGGVGVTLHEMMGLYVALADGGLAAPLLWRQDDKPPTTPQRLFSPAAAWQVADCLLGAPPAPGMANAQDRANMAFKTGTSYGFRDAWAFGFDGKTTVGVWVGRADGSPSPGRIGRDTAVPILMQIFALLPPPHSTPAPYPPPEGVRRIASSFDLPPALRRLVTGTTRPTSLAFLNRQDEDSLRIVFPPDGATLDWNALNQSGLDMVIRGGTPPYSWMVNDSVLPSSNLMADGHQALWHPSGQGAVRLRVVDSTGQAVGAEFWMQ; encoded by the coding sequence ATGCTGGTTCTGCTGGGCATCGTGTTGCTATGGCCGCTGGATATGCGGCGGCTGTCCCCCTCGCCGATGGTTCTATCGGCGGATGGCCAGGTCTTACGCGCCTTTCTCTCTCCACAACAAAGTTGGCGATTATCCACCGCGCCGGAAGATGTCGATCCTCTTTATCTACGTATGCTGACCGCATGGGAGGATCGACGATTCTATCAGCATGCCGGGGTTGATGTTCTGGCGCTGGGCCGCGCTGTGCATCAGTCGGCGCAGCATGGACGCATCGTCTCGGGCGCATCGACGCTGAGCATGCAAGTCGCGCGTCTGCTGAATCCCACGCGCACGCCGCGCCATATGGGAACCAAGCTGCTTCAAATGCGCGATGCGATACGTCTGGAAATCGCTCTGTCTAAAGACGAAATCCTTCGCGCTTATCTGACTCTGGCTCCTTTCGGCGGCAATATCGAAGGCGTTCGTGCCGGTTCGCTGGCTTGGCTGGGCAAAGCGCCGCGCCGTCTGACCGCCGCCGAGGCCGCTTTGTTGGTCGCCCTGCCGCAGCAACCCGAACGCGCGCGGCCCGACCGCAACCCCGATGCCGCCCGCGCCGCGCGCGACCGCGTGTTGGCCCGCATGGCCCAGCTTGGCATCCTTTCACCCGGCCAAGCCCAGGAAGCCACCGCCGATCCCCTACCCAGTCGCCGCCATCTTCTGCCCTTTCGCGCCCCGCATCTGGCCGAACGGTTGCGGATAGGAGCAAAGCCCGGCCCAGATGGCGTGATCCGCAGTTGGATCGCCGCCGATCTGCAAACCGCCATCGAGACCGTGGCGCAACAAGAAATAGCGCGTTTGGATCCTTCCGCCACGCTGGCCGTGATGGTGGTGGACAACGCCAGCCGCAAGGTTCAGGCGGCCATCGGATCGGCGTCTTATTTCGACGCCCCACGCCAAGGCGCGGTGGATATGACTTTTGCCGTACGCTCGCCCGGTTCCACCTTAAAGCCTACAATTTATGCCATGGCCTTTGACGAGGGCTGGCTGCATCCGCAGACCTTAATACGCGATCAGGCCACCGCCTTTGGCGATTACGCGCCTCAAAACTTCCTGCAAAACCACGAAGGCGATGTCACCGCCTGTCAGGCGCTGCAACTTTCGCTGAACATGCCTGCCGTGGCCGTGCTGGATCGTTTATCCCCGGTACGTTTCGATGCTTTGCTACGCCGCGCGGGGGTCAAACCGCGATTGCCTGCAGGTGGTGCGCCTGCCCTGCCGATGGCGCTGGGCGGCGTGGGCGTGACCTTGCACGAGATGATGGGGCTATATGTCGCCCTGGCCGATGGCGGACTGGCCGCGCCTTTACTGTGGCGTCAGGATGACAAGCCTCCCACGACACCGCAGCGCCTGTTCTCGCCCGCCGCCGCCTGGCAGGTGGCCGATTGTCTGTTGGGCGCGCCACCCGCTCCGGGCATGGCAAACGCTCAGGATCGGGCCAACATGGCGTTTAAGACGGGCACGTCCTATGGCTTTCGAGACGCCTGGGCCTTTGGTTTTGACGGCAAGACCACGGTGGGCGTGTGGGTGGGCCGCGCCGATGGCTCGCCCAGTCCTGGCCGCATCGGACGCGACACGGCGGTGCCCATTCTGATGCAGATATTTGCCCTGCTTCCGCCGCCGCATTCCACGCCAGCCCCCTATCCGCCGCCCGAGGGCGTGCGCCGCATTGCGTCAAGCTTTGATCTTCCCCCCGCCTTGCGCCGCCTGGTCACCGGCACCACGCGCCCGACCAGCTTGGCTTTCTTGAACAGGCAAGACGAAGACTCTTTGCGCATTGTCTTTCCCCCCGATGGCGCGACTTTGGACTGGAACGCACTGAACCAGTCGGGTCTGGATATGGTGATCCGTGGCGGCACACCGCCTTATTCATGGATGGTCAATGATAGTGTCCTGCCCAGCTCTAACCTGATGGCCGACGGGCATCAGGCGTTATGGCATCCATCTGGGCAAGGCGCCGTACGCTTGCGCGTGGTGGATTCCACCGGCCAAGCGGTGGGCGCGGAATTCTGGATGCAGTAG
- the nhaA gene encoding Na+/H+ antiporter NhaA encodes MTSASPSLLQRFLSQESASGILLVLAAALAMGLANSPLAQAYHLALHHAVWTDGPDMAGIVKDGLMTLFFLLVGLEIKREVMDGELSTRHRALLPVCAAIGGMVVPAGIYLALNAHDPALRQGWAIPSATDIAFAAGVLGLMRRYIPAGLRIFLLALAIIDDLGAVLIIAMFYSGDLHGGALVLSLVVSGALYALNRVNILSLWPYMIGLCVLWLCLHESGLHATLAGVVTASFIPLGAHRHGRAQSPLLRLEHILHPWVAFGIMPLFALANAGLTLGNVTQDMFLHSVTLGVGLGLFLGKPLGVFLGAWTAIRAGWTHLPHSCHHIHILAVGMIAGIGFTMSLFIGQIAFTDAALYDTVRLGVLLGSFASAMAGLGILFIQSRGRTGPA; translated from the coding sequence ATGACATCAGCCTCGCCCAGCTTATTGCAGCGATTCCTGTCCCAAGAATCCGCATCGGGCATTTTATTGGTCCTGGCGGCGGCGCTGGCCATGGGTTTGGCGAATTCGCCTTTGGCACAGGCCTATCACCTTGCCTTGCATCATGCCGTTTGGACCGATGGTCCCGACATGGCAGGAATCGTCAAAGACGGATTGATGACTCTGTTCTTTCTGCTGGTAGGGTTGGAGATCAAGCGCGAGGTGATGGATGGCGAGCTATCGACCCGCCATCGCGCTTTGCTGCCCGTATGCGCCGCGATCGGCGGCATGGTTGTTCCAGCAGGGATCTATCTGGCCCTTAACGCCCATGATCCCGCCTTACGGCAAGGATGGGCGATTCCCTCGGCCACCGATATCGCCTTTGCCGCCGGCGTTCTGGGCCTGATGCGCCGATATATCCCCGCCGGCTTGCGCATTTTCCTGCTTGCCCTTGCGATCATTGACGATCTTGGCGCGGTGTTGATCATCGCCATGTTCTATTCCGGTGACTTGCATGGCGGCGCTTTGGTCTTGTCCTTGGTTGTCTCGGGCGCGTTGTATGCCTTAAACAGGGTCAACATCCTATCGCTATGGCCTTATATGATCGGGCTGTGTGTTTTGTGGCTGTGTCTGCACGAGTCGGGGCTGCACGCCACTTTGGCAGGCGTGGTGACGGCTTCGTTCATACCTCTTGGCGCGCATCGGCATGGGCGCGCCCAAAGTCCGTTACTGAGGCTTGAACATATCCTGCATCCGTGGGTGGCCTTTGGCATCATGCCGCTTTTCGCGCTGGCCAATGCCGGGTTGACGCTGGGAAATGTGACGCAGGATATGTTCCTTCACAGCGTGACGCTGGGCGTGGGGCTGGGCTTGTTCTTGGGCAAGCCTTTGGGCGTTTTTCTGGGCGCGTGGACCGCAATCCGCGCCGGTTGGACGCATCTGCCCCATAGCTGTCACCATATCCATATTCTGGCCGTGGGAATGATCGCCGGGATCGGCTTTACCATGAGCCTGTTCATCGGCCAGATCGCTTTTACGGATGCCGCCCTCTACGACACCGTGCGCTTGGGCGTGTTGCTCGGTTCTTTCGCCTCGGCCATGGCAGGGCTGGGGATTCTTTTTATCCAATCCCGTGGCAGAACAGGACCGGCCTAG
- the nagZ gene encoding beta-N-acetylhexosaminidase: MNDANLYRAATRKWLPPRAVIFGCAGPVLLPEERVLFHQADPFGFILFGRNCESPEQISQLVDHLHATVGRSDVPIFIDQEGGRVARLGPPHWVTPPTARSIGDLWARKPDLGQEAAWLNGRLIAADLRRLGITVNCAPVADVAAAGSGECIGDRAYGETVQVVTACARAVADGLLAGGVLPVVKHLPGHGRTVPDPHESLPTVDASLDDLLAQDFAAFHTLRELPLGMVAHVVYSAIDAAHPASQSAKVIDQIIRKEIGFGGLLIADDVVMGALSGDMVTRARACWEAGNDVILHCNGDFQQMVDLSIAAPLMSPESQERWAFAQDRVNQAQNIGAPSANIAQMSERLDTLLGHLAAHGNP, from the coding sequence ATGAACGATGCCAATCTCTATCGTGCCGCGACTCGCAAATGGTTGCCGCCGCGTGCCGTCATATTTGGTTGTGCCGGCCCTGTGCTGTTGCCGGAAGAACGTGTCCTGTTCCATCAGGCGGATCCGTTCGGATTCATCTTGTTCGGTCGCAACTGTGAAAGCCCCGAACAGATATCGCAATTGGTCGATCATCTGCATGCCACAGTGGGCCGCAGCGACGTGCCGATCTTCATCGACCAAGAGGGCGGACGGGTCGCGCGTCTTGGCCCGCCGCACTGGGTAACGCCGCCCACGGCGCGTTCGATCGGAGATTTATGGGCGCGTAAGCCGGATCTGGGCCAAGAAGCCGCTTGGCTCAATGGCCGCTTGATCGCGGCCGATCTGCGACGTTTGGGGATCACGGTGAATTGCGCCCCGGTGGCCGATGTCGCCGCTGCCGGTTCGGGCGAATGCATCGGGGATCGCGCCTATGGCGAAACCGTCCAAGTGGTCACCGCCTGCGCCCGCGCCGTGGCAGATGGATTGCTGGCGGGGGGCGTATTGCCGGTGGTCAAGCATTTGCCCGGTCATGGTCGCACCGTGCCCGATCCGCATGAAAGCCTGCCGACGGTGGATGCCAGTTTGGATGATCTATTGGCGCAGGATTTCGCGGCTTTTCATACCTTGCGCGAACTTCCCTTAGGAATGGTGGCGCATGTGGTCTATTCCGCCATTGATGCCGCGCATCCTGCCTCGCAATCCGCCAAGGTGATTGACCAGATTATCCGCAAGGAGATCGGTTTTGGCGGCTTGTTGATCGCGGATGACGTGGTGATGGGCGCGCTGTCGGGCGATATGGTCACGCGCGCCCGCGCCTGCTGGGAGGCAGGGAATGACGTGATCTTGCATTGCAACGGCGATTTTCAGCAGATGGTGGATTTGTCGATCGCCGCGCCCTTGATGTCTCCCGAAAGTCAAGAACGCTGGGCTTTTGCGCAAGATCGCGTCAATCAGGCCCAAAACATCGGCGCACCCTCGGCCAATATCGCGCAGATGAGCGAAAGGCTGGATACGTTGCTCGGTCACCTGGCCGCGCATGGCAATCCCTGA
- the rpmJ gene encoding 50S ribosomal protein L36 gives MKVVNSLKTLKKRHKACRVIRRKGRVYVINKENPRFKARQG, from the coding sequence ATGAAAGTTGTCAATTCTCTCAAGACGTTGAAAAAGCGTCATAAAGCCTGCCGGGTTATCCGTCGCAAAGGCCGCGTCTATGTCATCAACAAGGAAAATCCGCGCTTTAAGGCCCGCCAGGGCTAA